The DNA window GGGTGATCCGCGACGACCTCGAGCGCATCACCCGGGCGTCGGCGATGCTCGAGACGGCCGACCAGCTGGCCCAGGAGGGCGAAGTGAACCCCCGGCTGTTCCAGATGCTGCTCGGTGCGCTGCGCACCCTCGCCGGCTCGGACTCGGCGCTCGTCGTGCCGGCGTTCTTCTGGAAGGTGCTGGCCCTCGAGGGCTACCGCCCCGAGGTCGAGGTCTGCGTGTCGTGCGGCGCCGAGGGTCCGCTGGTGGCCTTCGACCTCGACAGCGGGGGGACGCTGTGCCGGGCCTGTCGGCGCGGCGACGCCGTCTCGGCCGACGCGGTGACGCTGTTGCAGCAGATCCTCGGCGGCCGCCTCAACGAGGCGCTGGCCGGACCGGACTCCCCGGCCACGCACGAGGTCGACCACCTGGCGACCCGGGCGGTCGAGCACCACCTCGAACGGCGACTCCGCTCCGTCTCGGTGCTCGATCGGCACTGAGCGACCGGAGGCGTCGACCGGAACAGGCCGGCACCGAACATCCGGCACCCGCGGCCGGCTCCGACCGGCCGGCACGGGTCACTCGTCGATCGGCGACCAGGCGGTGGTGGTCTCGTCGAAGACCTCGCGCCGGCCCGTCGACGGGTCGGTGCGCACGTAGGCCTGACGCAGGTCGTCCCACGCGGGATCGGGCCCGGCGAGCAGCTCTCCGGCGGCAGCGCCGGCCAGCGGCCGCCGGCCCACCTGGTGGCGGTCGATCACCCAGGTGCCGGCCACCCGGTCGCCGACGCGGCGCTGGTCGGCGTTGGTGAAGACCATGAAGAAGGCCACGAGGGGGACGCAGTAGGGGAACCCGTCGACGATCCAGAGCACCCAGCGGGTGGCGGCCTTGCCGGTCCCGCACGGCTGGCCGGTGGCGTCGACCACCCGCAGTCCCACGAGCGACTTGCCGGGCGACGCCCCGGTGCGGCCTTGCCACCAGACGAGCGCGCCGAGGGAGTAGAGGAGGGCGATGATCGACGGCAGGAAGTCGATCGCCCCGAACACCAGGGCGGCGACGACGGCGACGACGACGACGATGCCCGCGTCGATGATGCCGGCGCCGACACGGCGCCACAGCAGGTCGGGGTACTGGTTGCCGGGGACGGGCTCGATCACGTGGGGACCTCCGTCGCCCATGTTCGCAGGCGACGCCGGCCGGGGGCGGTCACAGCTCGCGCCACAGCCCGACGGCCGGGTCGTGCACCAGCCACCGCGACCGGTTCGGGTCCCAGAGGACCCAGGCACCGCGTGCGGCGTCCCACCGGGGTTGCGGCGGCGGGGCCTGTGGGTGGGGCTCCACGGCCGAGGGCGCAGCCACCCCGGCGGGCGGGACCGCGGCGGCCCCCACCGCGGCGGGCGAAGGGGTGACGACGATCGGTCGGCCCGTCGCGGCCCGGTCGACCACGAAGGTCTGCCCCACCATGTCGCCCACCCGACGGTGGCCGCGACTCGCCGACGAGGTGATCGGCCCGACGAGCGGGAGCCCGCAGCCGATCATGTCGACCGGGAGCAACAGGGTCCGCACCAGCGCTCGACCGATGCCCGGGCCCCCTCCGCGGGAGTCGACCACCCGGATGCCGAAGGCGGCCTTGCCGGGCGTCGCCCCCGTCAGGCCCTGGGCCAGCACCGCGCACACGAGGACGTAGGCGAGGGGGACGAGGTACAGCACGACCTCGCCCGCCCCCTCGACCGAGTAGGTGCGGTCGTTCCACCCCAGGTCGATCGCCCCGCCCAGCTGCCCGGGAGCGAGCACACCGTCACGTCGGGTCAGCCCGCCGACGGCGAGGATCGCGACGGCGGTGAGCAGGGCCGTCAGCAGGCCGTCGAGCACGAAGGCCGCGTAGCGCCGACCGAGCACGTCGGTCGGGTCGGGCTCGTTCCCCGGCGCGATCGGTGAGAGCGGTGCGCCGGTCGTCGCGGCCCCCACGGGTGCCGCGGTCACGGTGTGGGCCCCCCGCCGACAGGTCGCCACCCGCCCATGACGGGATCGTATTCGGTCCACCGCTGCGCCCGCTGGTCGAACTGGAGCCACTGGCGTCGCTGCGGATCCCACGCCACGTAGGCCTGACGGCCGGCGTCCCACTGCGGGACCGGCGCGGTGGGCGGCGCGGTGGGCGGCGCAACCGGCGCGGCGGCGGAGGGGGCCGCGGTCGGGGGCGTCCACGGAGGCGTCCACGGCCGCGCCGGCGGGGGCCCGTCGCCCGGGACCGGCGAACCGGCCCAGCGGGCGTCGACCACGAAGCTCGACGCCGCCATGTCGCCCACCCGTCGGTGCCCCGTGGTGGTGAACATCGTCGCCACCCCGACCGCCGGGACGCAGCAGGGCAGGTAGTCGACGATCCCCGCGGCACTGCGCAGCAGCGCTCTCGGGGCGCCGAGGGGCTGCCCGTCGGCGCCGACGGTCGCCAGGCCGAGCGCCATCGTCCCCAGCGTCCGTCCCGTCAGGCCGCGCTGGAGGACGAACACCCCGAGGTCGTAGGCGGCCACCGCCCCGTAGAAGAGCACCAGGCCCGCGCCGCGGAGCTCCTGCTCGACCACGACCGAGCCCGACCGGGCGTCGAACCCGAACGTGTCCTCCGAGAGCGCCACGAAGAGCACCAGCGCGATCACCGCGCCGATGCCCACGTCGACGGCGGCCGCGCCGACCCGGCGCCACGCCACGTCGGTGGGGTCCGCCGGGGCCCCCGGCGGGTAGGCGTCCATGGGCGACATCCTGGCCGAGCGGCGGTCGTGGGCGCTGCGAACCCGTCGGGGGCGGCACGGGGCCACCACTAGGCTCAGCCGCCATGTCCGAACCCGACGAGAACGCCGCCGACGCCGCACCGACGCCGCTCGACGTGCCCAACGACCCGACGCTCATGGAGAAGATCGTCAACCTCTCCAAGCGCCGCGGCTTCGTCTTCCCGTCGGCGGAGATCTACGGCGGCTTCCGCTCGACCTACGACTACGGCCCGATCGGCGTCCTGTTGCTGCGCAACGTCAAGGACGCCTGGTGGCGGTCGATGGTGCAGCTGCGCGACGACGTCGTGGGCCTCGACGCGTCGATCCTCTCGCCACCGGCGGTCTGGGAGGCCTCCGGGCACCTGTCGAACTTCACCGACCCCCTCGTCGA is part of the Acidimicrobiales bacterium genome and encodes:
- a CDS encoding RDD family protein, which produces MTAAPVGAATTGAPLSPIAPGNEPDPTDVLGRRYAAFVLDGLLTALLTAVAILAVGGLTRRDGVLAPGQLGGAIDLGWNDRTYSVEGAGEVVLYLVPLAYVLVCAVLAQGLTGATPGKAAFGIRVVDSRGGGPGIGRALVRTLLLPVDMIGCGLPLVGPITSSASRGHRRVGDMVGQTFVVDRAATGRPIVVTPSPAAVGAAAVPPAGVAAPSAVEPHPQAPPPQPRWDAARGAWVLWDPNRSRWLVHDPAVGLWREL
- the recO gene encoding DNA repair protein RecO → MSKGTLHRDEAIVLRTYKLGEADRIVVLLTRGRGKVRAVAKGVRKTRSKFGARLEPTSHVAVQLYEGRELDIVTQADSLDHFRVIRDDLERITRASAMLETADQLAQEGEVNPRLFQMLLGALRTLAGSDSALVVPAFFWKVLALEGYRPEVEVCVSCGAEGPLVAFDLDSGGTLCRACRRGDAVSADAVTLLQQILGGRLNEALAGPDSPATHEVDHLATRAVEHHLERRLRSVSVLDRH
- a CDS encoding RDD family protein encodes the protein MDAYPPGAPADPTDVAWRRVGAAAVDVGIGAVIALVLFVALSEDTFGFDARSGSVVVEQELRGAGLVLFYGAVAAYDLGVFVLQRGLTGRTLGTMALGLATVGADGQPLGAPRALLRSAAGIVDYLPCCVPAVGVATMFTTTGHRRVGDMAASSFVVDARWAGSPVPGDGPPPARPWTPPWTPPTAAPSAAAPVAPPTAPPTAPVPQWDAGRQAYVAWDPQRRQWLQFDQRAQRWTEYDPVMGGWRPVGGGPTP
- a CDS encoding RDD family protein; its protein translation is MGDGGPHVIEPVPGNQYPDLLWRRVGAGIIDAGIVVVVAVVAALVFGAIDFLPSIIALLYSLGALVWWQGRTGASPGKSLVGLRVVDATGQPCGTGKAATRWVLWIVDGFPYCVPLVAFFMVFTNADQRRVGDRVAGTWVIDRHQVGRRPLAGAAAGELLAGPDPAWDDLRQAYVRTDPSTGRREVFDETTTAWSPIDE